In Sesamum indicum cultivar Zhongzhi No. 13 linkage group LG8, S_indicum_v1.0, whole genome shotgun sequence, the sequence ttcttttcatgaaaaatacaaCTTTTGTTTGAACATGGCGTTcagtaattttatcaaaattgtacttacaatttaatttttagttctgGACCAGCACTATTTATTTTCGATCATGATACCTCCTAAATCCTGATATATATGGACTCACAACAATCACACAATCATTTTAATCTTTGTAGTGCACGTGAAAATCATATAATGAAGAAAGATTCATGCATAATTGCCATCCATGCCGTAGATATACAACTgttttttgtcataatatttCTTACGACCTTAAACACTTGGACATCAAGAGCTATAATTGAGGCTTTCTCGATGTGATTCTAACATTGTTTTGTCTAGCAAGTTTCCTTTCAGAACAATTTGAGTGTATCTTGCACGCTTGGATAGCATAAATCCATTTTCAGCATTTAAACATTTCTTACACTTATAGTAACAACATAacttaattatgttaaatttgaaGTGATTATTGAGTACATTAACTATACGTAGGTATATGGCCGTTAAATTTCACGATTTGGATATTACAAGTACCACTTACCCCTTTTATTTAgcaaacaaaaaggaaaagaaaagaagggtTTTCAAGAAACTTCAGTTTGAGATCATTAGATGGAAAAGCTCAAAAAGGTTTTATAGGAGGGAAGGTGAGCGGTGGATGAGTGAAGGGTCCATTGACTAAGCCCATAGTAATAACTCGGTAGGCTGACTCAGTTAGATGGATTCCATCCCAGTTAGCATACGTTGTCGGATCCAAACAGGTCTTGCTTCCAGGGCTTCCACATATAGCtgaattattgaaattgtACGGCCCACCTCCTCCGCAGCAGGCCACCAAAGCCCCGTTCCAGAATCCtgcatttttacataattattcttaaacttttcttgcatttttacgtctttaatttcaaataaaaagaaaataggggACACAGAAATGTAATTTCATGCtctattttttcattcttttttatatgggCCTTTATGTAAACTTTTGGGCTTGGACAACCCAATGAATTAATATCCTTTTGTAGGCCTAGCTTAGCAAGAGAAATGGCCCATGAAGCCCATTAGCATTTTGAGAAAGCACGAATAACCACCATGTGTAAGCACTGGATGAAGCCACATGTGACTGTAAATTGGAACTCAACTATAAATACCTCACTTGTTGTTCATTTAAGGTAAGCCATTATAGGAGCATTTTAcctcttattattttgttagacATCTATATGGGACCCATTAGTTGATTTTTGGGCATCAGAGTATTCCAATGGAGATGACACCGGCTCCCTTCCCTTATGTAATTCAGGTTATTTTCAAAGCCAGAAAAAGGTATAATCATCAGATTTTATATTAGTTTCTTTCTACaaagtttttgtattttattttaatttctcgTGTGATAGCATTGTatcaatttgatatatttcaattaaataaataaatgagtaaagtaacgcacatatatatatgtatatatatacttaccATAATGATGGGGGGCATGGAAGAATTTGATAGCAGCAGCGTAATAGTCAGCATAAATGATCTTTGCATGAGGGTATTTGTGTCTTAGGTTTTCCAGGGCGAGTTTGAGATTGGAATTATGGTACTTGGAGAAACTATTGTATGCTTTCAGACACCCGTTTCGATCATACGCTGTTTTGTTAGGAGTCCTGAATAGGGTCAGGTACACCGCGTTGCACCCAATCGGCAAGTTGCCCGGCACCATCAACTCCACTGCTCCTTCCTCTATTAACACCTGCAGAAATTATGATTAACCTTAATTTAATGTTAATCATGGGAGATCTGGCAATAGGAAAAACATATGATTAATAGCGTAGACAACAAAAGAGTACTGATCTTACACTCGTGGCATTAGCAATTGTTTCAACTACAAGCGGCACCAATGCTTTGAGCTGTTGAATTGTTCCTCCAGCAAAGAAGGGGTAGTTGTAGTCGTTACCACCAATCTCCCCCACCAGAAACAGCGATTTCTCAAAACGCCTGGCACAATCTGTGTCCgagaaaattatacaaatgaaCTGAAACACTACGTACTGTGAATTTAGTGCATGTAAAATGCGATTTCCACCTTGTTTAGTGGAGCAAATCAGGGTGGACTTGAGCTTGCTGAACCAGCCAAGTTGAACACTTAATGAGTCATTTGTCAACAGGAGCTGTGATCCAATGTTGCGAGAATAGAAGAATTTTGCATCCAGCGCAGTGGCTCCAGCCACTGCAAAATTCACGCCGTGCTCGAATGTTTCACCTTTAGCAACTGCCAAATATGGTGGTAGATAAGGTAGCCCGGATGCCTCGGCTACAACAATTTCAATAACATTGATAAACAGCTAAGTAAATTAATGAACATCAAGCCTAATAAAATGTACTATGTGAGaggtatataattaattttgaggaGTAGTGgagttgttatatatatatgtaccaaTGAAATCAACGATGAGGCGGCCATCTGAGCAGCGGCCGGTCGGGTAGTGAAAGAATGTTTGGCCGTAAGGAAGCTTTGCGATGAATGGGAATGTCCGGGCTCCAGATAGGAGAAGATTTCCGGTATCGGCAAGTGAATCACCAAAGCTGAAAATTGAGTCATACTTGAGATGAGGAGGGGTGCTTGAAACTGGCCTCAGAAAGGAAATTATAAGGAGGACGAAAACGTTCTTCATGGTACTAAGTATGTCGTGAGAAAGGTAGAGGGGGTGGTGGTATTGGGATGTTTTAGGGTAGGAAAGCAACACACTGTTTTTAGCTTTGGGCTTTGGGGGGTATGAGGTACGTATGCTTAAATGGTCGTCTTCTGCACGCTGTGTTTGCTAATTTCGGTTTGAAGCCCACATATGGCTGCAGGTGAACGCAAGTACATATCAACACTTTGAAGATGATTTTTGGATTTTCCAACCACATGATTAGGGTAAGTAGGGAGATTAACATtgactttctttttcttaagaaAGGGATTAATTTCTAAAGTTTTCATGTATAGGAAAATGTAGGGATACTAACAACCTACTTATCTAAAATTTAGtctaattatacttaaactcCGCCccttaaatttgaaaaattgtaccTACCTCTCTTGGCACTGTCGCTGTTAAAAAATCTTGACTGTCTTAATAAAGTGACTCTTTTACCCTCATTATAAATTACACGAATGTTTATACAAATCATGGACACTAtctcctaaaatttatcatattacaATTGCCctcgttaattttttttattttattttataagtggAACCCGTacagtttaatatttattaaaataaaaatatattatatgtttaacaAAATTCACCATAGATGAagctaaatttcataattcaaatttaagtccataatattatgcttagatttaaatactaattcttgtcattaattaattatattttcttctacAAAAATTTTTACTCGCATACATATATTATgttctatataaatttttaagaaaaattcaagTTAAAGTTGAATCAGTGTATAAATTAAGCTAACTGATTGTAACATATATGATTATCGTATATATTCACGTCAATAAactcattaatttttacaagaaCAAGTTAGGTAAAAGaatgttaaattaaaatataactgaAATAtcattgaattattaaattcaaaatatttttttattgaaataatttagaatatatatacttattaattttacgagatataatttaagttttttatgaCATGCATGTTAGGAACgctattttttaagttaaataagtataaattaaataaatctcaaatgaGTTTGTATAAACACAATCACCTCCATTGCCAGAAGGacatatgtatgtaatttCAGGCTATAAACATTTTAATAACCCAATGAGAAGCTAGCTCTGGTCAATTAATGCCATCCACATATACAGTAAAGTACGCATTTGAGTCTGACATcgatatatttctttttttttaaaaaaaaaaagtctgaCAATTTCAGACAGATGTAACTGTTGAACAACCGAAGTTATATAggttgaaaaatttaatgttgtattagAATCGCAATGTCGTGGAGTTTTATATTATTGGATTATAAGGACCAATTGAGTAAGTAGGCTATTATAAGTCAACTTGAAGCGTGATTGCAACTTCCCAACAGAAgctagtatttatatattagcaACATTTTATATGTGTGGGCGATTGTTGTAAGGCTGGCaggtatatataaatgaaatgacgtgacaatatataattaattaattatcttttttcataTAGAAAGTCTTgacatttttatgttttttaactttttgagctagttttttagtttttatatattctttttaattttcacaatttcaatcatttttttaccCAAGTTCACCTCTATTGCTAGAAGGATGAACTTCGACGGAAAAAGAGTTCAAatcgaaaaaattaaaataatgcaaGACCAAAAGTGCTATCTAACatattatagaataaaaatgcCAGAAAGAAAGGAGATGTACATGCATTTTTAGGGGGAGAAGGGTGAAGTGCTGctaaaaaaggataaaaattgcaaaattggaccaaaatgctaccctaaaaaattaaagtacgaaaaaccaaatattttaatttatgaaaccaaaaatgcattttaaagACTAACATTTAGCAACAAAAGTTTACTTGCTAACGAATTTGGCAAAGAATTGtttgcaatatatattaaatagtatagattaccaatgagaattttacttgttaattagCTCGACactaataattcttttgttattaCTTCATCTCacactataattattttttatatgttccaAGGACGATGCAGCATCGAgaactaatttaataatattataacatattatttGTCTTATGGGGAAAAGTGTTGTAATTAGTAAAAATGAAGACCCCTTATcatgtaaataaattgaacTGATATTTAAACCACTCAATCATATATATGGTTTGATAAGTGGAAGAATATGAGGCGatgaaaaaacagaaaattaagAGGAAAATCAACCATTTGATCTTAATGCAAAAtacaccaacttaattaattatagtacaTAAGCTTATGTCATTACGTACCACGCATTTTTCAGAGAGCACTCTTAGACACATTcgctaataaataaaaaaggacaACGTACGAACGTCCCTCCGAAAACATAAAACTCGATGTAGGAGGGTTTTAGGAAATATACGCATTAGTTAAATATCAtgctaattaattttgattattgctTTGACCTTGCGTACGCCTTCATTGGCCAAAATCAGGGTTTGGTCTCTCAGTGATGTTGAGGATCTGGCCCTTCAGGTGCCTCCCTCTTTGTACCCACCAACACCCTCCTACCACTTGCCTTTATCTTTGAAATTTCCGACACTAATTCACGTAAAATTTGCTTGCTGTCTGTCCCCTTTTGCGTGCTTAGGATCCCTCGATAACTCGAATTAGCGACTACAGTGTCCGCATTTGATGAAACAATAATCAACAGGATCAATAACATGGACATCATCAAGCCTTTGGCTGTCGAAGTCGTCGAACCTGCAGCCATTTTCTTGATGTTTTTTT encodes:
- the LOC105167869 gene encoding GDSL esterase/lipase At5g45910-like, which encodes MKNVFVLLIISFLRPVSSTPPHLKYDSIFSFGDSLADTGNLLLSGARTFPFIAKLPYGQTFFHYPTGRCSDGRLIVDFIAEASGLPYLPPYLAVAKGETFEHGVNFAVAGATALDAKFFYSRNIGSQLLLTNDSLSVQLGWFSKLKSTLICSTKQDCARRFEKSLFLVGEIGGNDYNYPFFAGGTIQQLKALVPLVVETIANATSVLIEEGAVELMVPGNLPIGCNAVYLTLFRTPNKTAYDRNGCLKAYNSFSKYHNSNLKLALENLRHKYPHAKIIYADYYAAAIKFFHAPHHYGFWNGALVACCGGGGPYNFNNSAICGSPGSKTCLDPTTYANWDGIHLTESAYRVITMGLVNGPFTHPPLTFPPIKPF